In Quadrisphaera sp. DSM 44207, one DNA window encodes the following:
- a CDS encoding bifunctional ADP-dependent NAD(P)H-hydrate dehydratase/NAD(P)H-hydrate epimerase, with the protein MTTARLVAAVRSAEAASGVGDPVLMGRAASALAAVVADVLRGRVDGSGAVSGRVYGSRVVLLVGGGSNGGDALLAGALLAGRGAAVTALLAAEHASERALGAFRSAGGRVVAAADASSALVAGALAGADAVVDGLLGAGGRPGLAPSAAALVAAVPPRAPVVAVDLPSGVDPDTGEVPPDGRHVVADATVAFGAAKPALLLPPAAPAAGRVVVAPIGLRLPAPQPGELVVERLGAAAAAALWPVPQGASDKYSRGVVGVVAGGEAYTGAAVLCVGAAVRAGAGMVRYLGPPRPTELVRQRWPEAVPGPGRVQAWVAGPGVDPQDGDQAPAVHRALDAAVEEGLPCLLDAGALPALLERVLDDGPLRAPLLLTPHAGELARLLSALDAEDGGTGPVTREEVAARPLRCARAAAEATGATVLLKGAATLVVAPGGRVRSQADAPAWLASAGAGDVLAGVAGALLAAGLAPLDAGALAAAVHGRAALAASGGGPLHAEVVAAALPGVVAHLLTTGTWP; encoded by the coding sequence GTGACCACCGCGCGCCTGGTGGCGGCCGTCCGCAGCGCCGAGGCCGCCTCCGGGGTCGGCGACCCCGTGCTCATGGGACGGGCGGCCTCGGCGCTGGCCGCCGTCGTCGCCGACGTGCTGCGCGGGCGCGTCGACGGCAGCGGGGCGGTGAGCGGGCGCGTCTACGGCAGCCGCGTGGTGCTCCTCGTCGGCGGCGGCAGCAACGGCGGCGACGCGCTGCTGGCGGGCGCCCTGCTGGCGGGCCGGGGCGCCGCGGTGACGGCGCTGCTCGCCGCCGAGCACGCCTCCGAGCGCGCCCTGGGCGCCTTCCGCTCGGCCGGTGGTCGGGTGGTGGCGGCGGCGGACGCCTCGTCGGCGCTGGTCGCCGGCGCGCTGGCCGGAGCGGACGCCGTCGTCGACGGCCTGCTCGGCGCCGGCGGCCGCCCGGGCCTGGCGCCGTCCGCCGCGGCGCTCGTGGCCGCCGTCCCGCCGCGCGCGCCGGTGGTGGCCGTCGACCTGCCGAGCGGCGTGGACCCGGACACCGGGGAGGTGCCGCCGGACGGGCGGCACGTGGTCGCGGACGCGACGGTCGCCTTCGGCGCCGCCAAGCCGGCGCTGCTGCTGCCGCCCGCCGCGCCCGCCGCCGGGCGCGTCGTGGTCGCCCCCATCGGTCTGCGCCTGCCGGCGCCGCAGCCCGGCGAGCTCGTCGTGGAGCGCCTGGGCGCCGCGGCCGCCGCCGCCCTGTGGCCGGTGCCGCAGGGCGCCAGCGACAAGTACTCGCGCGGCGTGGTGGGCGTCGTCGCGGGCGGGGAGGCGTACACCGGCGCCGCCGTCCTGTGCGTGGGGGCCGCCGTGCGGGCGGGCGCCGGCATGGTGCGCTACCTCGGGCCCCCGCGGCCCACCGAGCTCGTGCGCCAGCGCTGGCCCGAGGCGGTGCCCGGGCCGGGCCGGGTGCAGGCGTGGGTGGCCGGCCCCGGCGTCGACCCGCAGGACGGCGACCAGGCGCCCGCCGTCCACCGCGCCCTCGACGCGGCCGTCGAGGAGGGCCTGCCCTGCCTGCTCGACGCCGGCGCGCTGCCGGCCCTGCTCGAGCGCGTGCTGGACGACGGCCCGCTGCGGGCGCCGCTGCTGCTCACCCCCCACGCCGGGGAGCTGGCGCGGCTGCTGAGCGCGCTGGACGCCGAGGACGGCGGGACCGGGCCGGTGACCCGCGAGGAGGTCGCGGCGCGCCCGCTGCGCTGCGCCCGCGCCGCGGCGGAGGCCACGGGCGCGACCGTGCTGCTCAAGGGCGCCGCGACCCTCGTCGTCGCGCCCGGGGGGCGGGTGCGCTCGCAGGCCGACGCGCCCGCGTGGCTGGCGAGCGCGGGGGCCGGGGACGTGCTCGCCGGCGTGGCGGGCGCCCTGCTCGCGGCCGGGCTGGCCCCGCTCGACGCCGGGGCCCTGGCGGCCGCCGTCCACGGCCGCGCCGCCCTCGCGGCCAGCGGCGGCGGGCCCCTGCACGCG
- a CDS encoding holo-ACP synthase: protein MIVGVGIDVVDVARFGEALQRTPALAERVFTAAERGLPLASLAARFAAKEALAKSLGAPRGLSWHDAEVHREDSGRPVLRVTGSVAARAAELGVASLHVSLSHDAGIASAVVVAEAAAPPRPPAGEGAP, encoded by the coding sequence GTGATCGTGGGCGTCGGCATCGACGTCGTCGACGTCGCGCGCTTCGGCGAGGCGCTGCAGCGCACGCCGGCCCTGGCCGAGCGGGTCTTCACCGCCGCCGAGCGCGGCCTCCCGCTGGCCTCGCTGGCGGCCCGGTTCGCGGCCAAGGAGGCGCTCGCGAAGTCCCTCGGGGCCCCGCGCGGCCTGAGCTGGCACGACGCCGAGGTGCACCGGGAGGACAGCGGGCGGCCGGTGCTGCGCGTCACCGGCTCGGTCGCCGCGCGCGCCGCCGAGCTCGGGGTGGCCTCCCTGCACGTCTCCCTCTCCCACGACGCGGGCATCGCCTCCGCCGTCGTCGTCGCCGAGGCCGCGGCTCCGCCCCGCCCGCCGGCCGGCGAGGGCGCGCCGTGA